Within the Malus sylvestris chromosome 4, drMalSylv7.2, whole genome shotgun sequence genome, the region tgtttaatctactgtcttgatgggatatgcattctacgaaacgtttttcaatgatccaaccgtcaaacttgtttgtacacactctaagatcgcatacgtaaaaaatcgcaaaaaacaaacattcagagattaggtaacggaacaaaagtgttcgatggttataaatgaaaaatcacaatgtaacggttattttagctccgattttgatgattttttttacaactacactcttcaaccctataagaatgcaatgaatgaattcgatcttcaatttaaaatatttacactagtggataaatcttattttatatttgATGGAAGTATACATTaatttttaagtgtttgttaaatctatcaatttgataggatatgcattctacgaaactagtttcaacgatccaaccatcaaacatgtttgtatatactccgagatagcatgtgtaaaaaatcacaaaaaaaaaaaaaaacattcagagattagttAATGGGACCCAaaattttgacggttataaacaataaaatcactatttgtttaatataatataatatttttaagaAAGTTTAATCAAAAGTAatggtttaaaaaattgaaaataatataatattttgaCACAAtttgtgtcggatataaccgccaaaattagaataaaaattttgaaaatatttgtGTCTGTAATAACTGCCAGGGTtagtataaaaaattcaaaaataattgACAGATTTGACACATTACTTACTCATGTCGGATATATCCGCCAGAATTGGTTAaaattagttaaaaaaatatatatctaaTGGAGTTAAGGGCCCAGTTCATTATCCTTGTCAGATATAACCGATAGTAATACTTTATTTTCCAACACTTTTTAAACATGTTGTCGGAAAACATTTTATCCGACAATAACAGTATAAAACCGTCACCATTAACCAACACAATAAGccaattttgtagtagtgactCTTAGATCCAGTTTTTGGTTCAGGTGCATTTTACCGTTTCGTGATGTCTTCCTTAACATTGGTAGAGGCTACGGCGACTGGTTTTTGGCTGCTGGAAAGTAGGGTTTTgctatttatattttcttttgttgcctATGAGCCTAATTCTGTGTGGGCCTCCCTTTGTTACTTGGGTTGTAGCTTTCCTTTTGGGCATGTCTTCTATTTTATATTGCTTTGTTGTgtagaattttttgttttgtttgggttTAGACCTTTCTAGCACAAattgtatttctctttcctTAAATGAAGGTTTATTCacgacaaaaaagaaagaaaaaaaaaaagcatttctAGCAGCATTAGGAAATGAGTATCCTAAATTGTCCTAAGTTTGAAGTTGATGTCGATATACCATTTCGAAATTGTGATGTCGATATACCATTTCAAAATTGTGATGTCGATATACCATTTCAAAATTCCTTATATTTTTAACTACTTTTATATCATAATAATAACCTAAAAAAATTACTTGGtaaaaagtgattttttttctttcaggcAAATGGTAAATGATGATGTGGACGAATGAGTCATACAAAGAGTCGACAATACATCAATGGTTTGAGAGTGACCCATCAAGCTTAAGCCACTGGCAAAGCATTGAGTGTTGAGAGTCCCATGTAAGCTTAAAAGCAGCTCCAGCGGGAGCATTTGCTCGGGGGACAGTGAATTAAACAGTGGGCTGTTGCCTGATGGACATGCTCTAGCATTTGGGAGCCCGAGGGACAGGCCAAGCCTGAGCGACAGGCCCGGCAGCAattgccagcccgagagcccgaAGGCCATGTGACGCAAGGCTGACGTCTGGGCGACGTCAGCCATCATCTCCTCTGCAACGATCGAGATCCCCTTCTAAATTGCCCGGATCCAGGTGAACAGCCACAACTTCTTCCACGAAAAAAGTGGGACAGCTGTGGACTCGTCGTCGACGGCATCGTCGAAGATCAGGATCTTCTCCCGCGCCTCGAACGCgacctcctcctcctcgtccCATGTCGACGACGGCAGCGACAGGGACTGCGGCTGCGCAGCAGGCAGTTGGCTTCGTCATCGTCCGCGCCGTCTCGCAGCTTCGACGACTCGTCGTCGTGTTCGCGCACTTGGGCGCTCATGGTTTCTGTCTCGCAGCTTCCGtgcgttttattttttatttttttagttgtgGAGATAGTGTTGGATTcctttataatattaatataattaataatgtaatattaatttatacaaagtaaataatataatattaattataaataaaaaaatactaatattttattgccaattgccagggctattcagtgcagggatggagatgcaaaaggcaattaCCAGGAGAATGCACtattcattaagggcagttactgttcactaggtggattaaatagtgaatagcctggggggagggctcctacactggagttgctctaaaggCAGTAAGTGATTGTTCATATCATTAAAAAGCAATCAACACATAACCTAGTCTTGTTCCCCTTTCTTTCGCTAGGAGTTATCTTTACCGTTTACACTAGGATTAGAATAGTTGTGTAATTTTCGTATGAGCGATTGTTCTTAACATTATTTCTGCTTTTAATAGACCTAGAATTTGCATAGAAACTTACCATTTTCTCGTGGTTCCTTCTTTCACTCCTTATGGGTTCTCCTTACCACACTAGGAATAGGTAGTCGGTGTACCGGTAATGACCAAGCATATAAAtgctttgcaatttttttttttggtgaaattgaaagGTAGAAAGTGTAGTGAATCTTtctcaaaaaaagaaagaaagaaaatgtatGGAATGAAAGTCATTAAATGCATGGGACTAATCATTCTGGATTTTAGTAATTATAAGAttagattttagttttagttttcgATTGATTTGGTACGAATCGCTATTCTTAGGGTTTAAATGTTTTGACCAAACTACAAAAATTTTGCAAGTGGCTTTTTACCGGTAGTGGAAAGGTGTTGAGTTATTGCATGATGATGTGAGTTCAAACCTCATCAGTTGCAAATCTAACATTTAATCCAACTAAATCTTTTTTTTctgacaaaacaaaaaaacaaaaacaaaacaaaaactatgaaattgtttttttcttgttcaaactaccaaaaatgaaaaataattcgATTTAAATTGCCTTTTCTCTGTTTTTAAAATACCGTTCCAATTGCAATTTTTAGAGTTTCACAAGTACAACGCCTTTCTAATTGGATAAGGATATACTTACACCTATTGTGGCATTCTGAACTGATTACATGTCGTCAAATTTTAATCATATCGCTAActgatttaaaataattttatttttgtatactCGTTTCATGTAAGTCTTTTTCGTTGACTGACTTCACGAGTCAATGATGCTAGTAGCCTAGTACAATTGTTGCACCTCATAACCGTTGCCAATGTTGActagcctttttttttcctaaattttttttaataacttcAGAAGAGGAtaagattttaattaattttctttgttttgaatgGTAATAGCGTTTGTTTAAAAACATTATGACAAAGACCAAAGTACATGCGATGCAATGGATataatatttttgtatataaatagaatccatatatatattgtttgagCTGTCAATTCTTCTTTTGGTTTTGTTCCTATCAATTATCCaaatctttttgtttctttttcccctAGTTAAGCAACTTAAATTATcatttaaattaatattttgtttgcatctaagaacaaaaagttttcatGCAACTTTCGAGCTTCAACGCCGAAAGTGAGATATCTTACATTCCTTTAGGATGAGGatcatcctctttgtgaggatcctaaaGATCAATTCATCTTAGTCATTGATCATATATCGTGTTGTCAGCTTTTGTTAAGTGTTGTTTGTAtccaattttaaataaaaaaattatggccGCATGATGACTGATGAATAGATATGATGAACTAATCCGTAGGATCTTCACAAAGAGGATTTGAATAAGATCTTATTCCATTCTTTTATGTAATTTCAGTTAGGtaactgtttgggcccaaaataaaattttgggcCGAGCTTAGAGTCATTCTCGGTCTAATAACATTCATCTAGAATCTTGTCATGGGCTGTCCAGTCAAGGTTGGCCGAATCCTATTATGAAGAGGATTGGTTTAGATAAGGGTGAGGTAGTCGAACCCTAGTGCAACAATGAGTCTTAAAGCTAAGGATGTTTAGAATTAGGGGATGAATCTGGTTCGTTAAGGAGCTTGGTTCAAAGTCCTATAGGGGTTAGGATTGGGCGAAACCTGATCAGATTGAGTTGAGAAGTTCTAATCCAAGAATTTATAGTTCGGCCGTAAGGGGGTTCGCTCCTATAAATAGAGAagggagtgcatcattcaaagccccttcaaatcaacacacaaattgccctgcacAAAGCTTCTCAATAACCCTGAGATTTTTTCCTCTCCCCCTTTCTTTTCACgaacacatcttcaatttggatagacagcactgtgaaggcaaccggtgacttcttcaatttggatagacAACACCggagccgtagaatcagtcgatcgAGGaccaccttcagtttggatagacaTCACTGCTTTGAGACCGACTGgatatttatccaagtctcggtcaacaAGGATTTCcgagtccttgttggtagaggtcatctcatcaaccTTCTCGGCGGAATGAGGTTTTATCAATTTACTAGGCCCAGCACATTGAAACcgagttttattttatgattggatactcgcAAGTACATTTTCAAGTTCGGCATTCCAATGGTTGAACGACATTTACAATCAAGACATTCATCTCTTTCGAGTATTTGTGTACGTACAATATGGCACCAGTTTGGCGTAATTATACTCTCACGAATATAATTATAGTGACCGAACCTAGTGccaacgatttgtgaactttgaagaaactagcagccttgtcttcagacTATAGAACatgaaggccgagacgtgttccttcctcggccacagttgcaagatcaagaagtcaacaGTGCGCCCAATGCCACATTAAAATATTTTACTCCCCAGCCAAACTCGGCctacgagttggcacgccccgcacacaaccaaaggacgtagttagcttattaattactcagcctgcgcgccacgtaggcttagtagtttttagggtcaacagtaaCATTTAAATATAATCTCACCTAATAAAGAATATTTGAGTTTAAAGATCTCATCATGTAAATGTGACCATAAACTTATTTCTATGTGCAAACCTAGAAAGATTTAACATTTGAAGGTTCAAATTTCTCAAATCATTACATTTTTCTTATATTGAAAATTCTAATCAGTATATGTTAGATGACCTTTCAAagcaaaaaaatttacaaattttcgTGAGACGAGGGCAAATTGAAATCGTCGattgaaattgaagaaatttggTTCGTGTTTGAATAGAAGATTGaatgattttctttttcctttctttttcatgttgAGTATGAACATATCTAAATCTCACAtgctaaaaattaataaaactttcGATTTTAAACCTAAATTCTAACAAACTTCATCATAGGTATCTTAATCTTCAAATTGAAATCGTTGGTTGAAATTAAAGAAATTTGGTTCGTGTTTGAATAGGAGAccgaatgatttttttttcctttattttaaaattaacgaAACTTTCAATTTTAAACTTAAAATCTAACGGACTTCATCATAAGTATTTGAATTGCagtttgtagactaaatttgtaaactatttgatgtgtgaaaataaataagttAATCAACGGTTACGTAAATATTCAATTCtcaattttcatataatttaatttacaaaacttaatatttttaacgttaatcataaaaaataatcacatcATAATTCCAATTATCTTACTTGGTGGCCGGAACAGGATCCCCTCCAGATCCAAGGGATCTAAGTCCACTAATCAATGAATCcaaaccattgaaatttgatagaggagtctttaaaaattataataatcggtttgatcaaatttcaatgattcaGATTTATTGATTAGTTGGATTAGATTCTTTTGATCAGAAGGGGATCCAGTTCCTTGTCGGCCAGCCCTTTAAAACGATAAAATAAAACGGTCCCGAATCCCTCAAATCCCACCACGTGTCCCCCACTCACGTTTTTCAAACTCCCTCCTTAATGACCACCGTGACTCTATCCCTTCCCTCCGTCTCCTTCCACACCCTTCCAcacccttcctctctctctctctctctctctctctctctcgttcgtCCGCTTTCAGAGTTTGTTGAGCAAAAGGTGGAGTAGAATCTCAGCCTATCCTCTCCCTGAAGCAAGTTCTTGTTTTTTAGGGTTAAGGGTTCCCCCATATTCCCAATTCCCAATTGATTCTCCCCAGATTTCATCGATCCTTGATCGCATCCCTCATCGTCTTCATCGTCTCTACCTTTACTCTCCGATCGTCCCCTTTTCGTAAATTATGGTTGCGAGCTTTTCCATGCTTTGCAGTTTCTCCTTTTATAAATCGAATTTGCTCCCGATCCTTTGTTCCTCTCACTGTTGCAGAAATTCTTAGGTTTTCTCGCATGATTCTGTAATTTCTTTGgtacataaaagaaaaaaagtttagggtttttgttttttatgggGATAATTGTGTAAATGGTTGTTTGTATGTAAATATTGGGGGAAATTTCGGGTTATCTGTTGAATTTGTGTTGTAATTGTGATCGATTGTGTCGGGTTTGAATCTGAGGCTATGTATATTGAGGAGTTGAAAGGAGGGGAAGTTGGAAGTGGGGAAGAAGGGAATTTGTCCCCTGGAAATAGGGATTTTGATTGCAGGAGCATCACACCGTTGGATGCGAAGCGGGTTTTGATCGGGGCAGGAGCTCGTGCGCTGTTTTACCCGACTCTGCTTTACAATGTCATTAGGAACAAGCTGCAGGCTGAGTTTCGGTGGTGGGATAAGGTTGATGAGGTACAAATATCATTTTATTGTTCtagttttgtatttatttatttctcttgTATATCTACAATGTGTATAGATTGGGTTCGCTTGTGTAGTATGTAATGTTTATGTGTAGGGTTTGATTTAGATTGTGAATTTCGATAGCTTACGAGTACTTATGCCCGTGTGAACTTATCTCAATGTAATTCATGAATGGGGTTTGATTCTTTGTGTGTGGTAATGTTATTGAATTCTTTTCTTAGCTGATAGTTGATGTAACGTAGAGTCGTAGAcgaaaaaattgttttgtttgattatTCTTCACTTCCACATGTGCCTTTTTGTTCTGCGATATGACCTAGTGTTGATTTTTTTCTGTCTAAattctaataattttttttttctttttcagtttgTGTTGTTAGGTGCAGTTCCATTCCCTACTGACGTACCCCGCTTAAAGGAGGTTGGAGTTGGTGGAGTCATCACACTTAATGAGCCGTACGAGACTTTGGTTCCAACATCTCTTTATCATGTTAGTGGTTTTCCTTGTAGTCGTATTACACCAAAGTATCCTTCCTGAGAGTTGTATTGTGAGAGTTCACTTGCTTTTGGAGATTAGTTGATGCATTTTTCTCTCTGATGAAATGCTGTTGCTGTTTGTGAGGATATCTGTTTTTTGTATGACATATTTAATACTGACAGATTAACTGGTCTTTTTCAGTAATATTGttttatattcatatgtaaATTTAATTTGACTAAGCATGACTTGGTTCTTGGCTGTACCGGACCAAAACTTCCTTTATTTTCTTGTACTTTATGTTGGGGGCATTCCCTATTTCCCAGtagttttatgtgtttctaTTAAATTTTTGGCAGTCTCACGGCATTAACCATCTGGTGATTCCTACAAGAGATTACTGCTTTGCACCATCACTCAGCGATGCATGTCGTGCTGTAGACTTCATTCATGGTAAGCATTCTTGCAACTTGATTTGCTCATATTGGAAGGCATCTGATATTGCATGACTTGGCACAAACAAGGCACATAACTATGGCATATTCTGATCTTGGTTAGATACTCATGACATGTTTGGAAACTTTCAAAGCTGAAACAAATTGTCCAGCATCGCTCTGATATGCAAGGGTACAATTGTGAGGCTGTCCTAGATTTTTCCAGTGTAGATAAGTTATGATGCTTAGAAATTATGGACCATCTAACCTGCCTCTTTTTTTATCGGATGGAATTTTAGAAACTTAAAAAGATGATTTTGGTCAATTTTAAGCTGCTTGGTGGtggtgttgaaattttaatcttatgggtaaaaaaaaatatttgatttgtttCATCCGTACTTGTTTAATTGTCATTAAGGACTGGGAGTTTAGTGTGaagtcattatatatatatcgtGGGATTGAAATTGTCAtttttgtgtaaatgttttttcTTCGGAGAAGACTGTTATCTgattatttcattttgtttttcgcATTTGGTTTTTGTCATGAAGAAAATGCATTAAGTGGACGGACAACTTATGTTCACTGTAAAGCTGGGCGGGGGCGTAGCACAACCATTGTTATCTGTTACCTGGTCAGTACTAG harbors:
- the LOC126618809 gene encoding phosphatidylglycerophosphate phosphatase PTPMT1-like, with protein sequence MYIEELKGGEVGSGEEGNLSPGNRDFDCRSITPLDAKRVLIGAGARALFYPTLLYNVIRNKLQAEFRWWDKVDEFVLLGAVPFPTDVPRLKEVGVGGVITLNEPYETLVPTSLYHSHGINHLVIPTRDYCFAPSLSDACRAVDFIHENALSGRTTYVHCKAGRGRSTTIVICYLVHHKQMTPESAYEYLKSIRPRVLLASAQWQAVQEYYYLVVKKAFVYSRMPDLVVKPLQSTSSHNLAAFDEGSVVVVTESDLEGYDANFQSGAVGSEIWADLNVVYRVRVAGQAALARISCMWLGCGAHQKITGENMDRESSCSMSADRLGGISVDIQVY